The window AAATACAAATAACCAATCTGTAAGTCTTTAAAAAATGAAAGCATTCAAATTATTCGGGCTCCTTGGCATATTTGTTTTCAGCCTTGTTGCCCAAACGAGTCAAGCTGCAATCGGCGGAAGGGTCTTGGATTCTCGACAGAAACCGGTTCCGGGTGTAGTTGTGAATGACGGTGTGAATTTTACTGTCACCGACAAGAACGGCGCATATACGTTGCCGGCCGATGGAAAATTGTGCCGTTATGTCTCTATCTCTGTCCCCGCTGCATACCGGATTCCAGTCAACGAATACAACTTGATACGTTTCTATCAACCTATCGATGCTAAGAATACGTCAAAATCCTATGATTTTGTTTTGGAAAAAAGAGATAAAGTGTCCAGAAAATTCAATTGCCTTGTCTTTTCCGACCCCCAGCCCAAGAATGATTTCCATTTCGTGCGTTTCTTTACCGAAGCCGTGCCCGATGTGAAGAACTTTTTGAAAACCATCGAAGGTGAGACTTACGGCTTTGTCGAAGGCGATATTGTGAGCGATGCCCTGCACCTCTATCCGCTGTATGTCAGTGCCGTGTCGTCGTGGGGTATTCCCATGATGCATGTTATCGGCAATCATGATTTCGACTTGGAATATGCCGAGGCAAGCGAGGTGGATGATTGGGCCGAAGGTTATGCCGAGAAAAAGTACGAATCGTATTACGGCCCTACCGATTACTCTTTGAATATCGGTGGCGTTCATATTATTTGCATGAAAGACATTAATTATCATGGCCGGAAAAAATACGATGTGCGTCTGCTGAAAGAACAATTGGATTGGTTGAAAAAGGATTTGAGCTATATCGAGCCCGGTACGACGGTATTTCTCAATGTGCATGCTCCTCTATACCAGGTGATCAATGACCAGC of the Candidatus Caccoplasma merdavium genome contains:
- a CDS encoding calcineurin-like phosphoesterase C-terminal domain-containing protein, with translation MDSRQKPVPGVVVNDGVNFTVTDKNGAYTLPADGKLCRYVSISVPAAYRIPVNEYNLIRFYQPIDAKNTSKSYDFVLEKRDKVSRKFNCLVFSDPQPKNDFHFVRFFTEAVPDVKNFLKTIEGETYGFVEGDIVSDALHLYPLYVSAVSSWGIPMMHVIGNHDFDLEYAEASEVDDWAEGYAEKKYESYYGPTDYSLNIGGVHIICMKDINYHGRKKYDVRLLKEQLDWLKKDLSYIEPGTTVFLNVHAPLYQVINDQPSREVLNILKDYNVHVFSGHTHYHKNEILAENIYEHNVGAVCGFHWIGKTSRCGTPNGYMWVEVDGNDVRWHFKSTGYDIDHQFKIYKPGKFDTQREYVVANVWDWDPACQVKWYEDGVLQGTMEQFADIDQEYARSGRVNIFRTDHLFRAKPSKTAKSIKIEVVNRFGETYTQTVKL